The genomic region CTGCCCCTCCTGAGGGACAGAGCCCCCTCTCTCGAGAACGGGGGACGGGCGTGCCGACAAGAAATCTTGGGTAGGGCGGTCTCGCCCTACGGTACCTACGGAGGAAACCATGGCAGCAACCTGCCAGGTGACCGGCGCCGTCCCCGGCTTCGGACACAACATCTCGCACTCGCACCGGCGCACCAAGCGCCGCTTCGACCCGAACGTGCAGAAGAAGACGTACTACGTCCCCTCGCTGCGTCGCAACGTCAAGCTCACGCTCTCCGCGAAGGGCATCAAGGTCATCGATGCCCGTGGCATCGAGTCCGTCGTCAAGGACATCCTCGCTCGTGGGGTGAAGATCTAATGGCCAAGCAGCAGGACGTCCGTCCGATCATCAAGCTCCGTTCGACGGCTGGCACCGGGTACACGTACGTGACCCGCAAGAACCGCCGCAACAACCCCGACCGCCTCGTGCTGAAGAAGTACGACCCGGTCGTCCGCAAGCACGTCGACTTCCGCGAGGAGCGCTAACCATGGCCAAGAAGAGCAAGATCGCCCGCAACGAGCAGCGCAAGGTCATCGTCGAGCGGTACGCCGCGAAGCGGCTCGAGCTGAAGAAGGCCCTCGTGGACCCGAACGGCACCGACGAGAGCCGCGAGGCGGCCCGCGCCGGCATCCAGCGCCTCCCGCGCGACGCCTCGCCCGTCCGCGTGCGCCAGCGCGACGGCATCGACGGTCGCCCCCGCGGCAACCTGTCGAAGTTCGGCATCTCCCGCGTGCGCTTCCGGGACATGGCCCACCGCGGCGAGCTTCCGGGCATCACGAAGTCCAGCTGGTAGGTTCCAAGCGGCCGCACGGCCGATCGGACCGCTGATGGCCTCTTCGGCTCGCACGGTCCGCTGACGTAGACAGACACCATCCACCACACGGCCGCTCGCGAAGAACGGCACCAGGTCCGAGGAGGACACCCATGGCTGACAAGTCACTCAACCGCACCGAGCTCGTTGCCGCCGTCGCCGCGGAGTCGGGCCAGAGCCAGGCCGCCGTCAACGGCGTCCTGGACGCGCTCTTCTCCACCGTCGCGACCAACGTCGCCGACGGCGTCAAGGTCACGATCCCGGGCTGGGTCGCGTTCGAGCAGACGGCTCGCGCCGCGCGCACCGGCCGCAACCCGCAGACGGGCGAGCCCCTCGAGATCAAGGCGTCCAAGGGCGTCAAGGTCTCCGCCGGCAGCAAGCTCAAGGCCGCCGTCAAGTAGTCCTCCTCACCACACGCCCAGCGGGGGCGCCGACTCCGGTCGGCGCCCCCGCTGTCGCGTTCCCGGGCGGCGCTCCGACGGCCAGCCGGCCGTCAGCGGGCCCGAGTTAGGCTGATTCCCTCATGCCCAGACTCCTCCGCGTCGCGGGGCCCGCCGCCCTCGTCATCGTCGCGTTCCTCTCGCTGCTGGCCGCCCTCGCCATCGGCGGGGGCGCCGCCCCGCAGCTGCTCGAGGACGCGGGTCCCGTGGTCCGCTACGGCCTGCCCGCCGCGAAGATGATGGTCAACCTCTCGGCGGCCACGGCCATCGGCGCGCTGCTGCTCGCCGCGTTCGCACTCTCGCGGCAGCGCCCCGAGTACGGCCGCGCGCTCGACATCGCGGCCGCGGGCGCGGCGCTCTGGACGGTCGCCTCGGCGATCACCGCGTTCTTCACCTTCCTCAGCGTCTCGGGCACGCCCTTCTCCTTCAGCTCCGAGTTCGGGACGAGCCTCGGCCTGGTGCTCACGCAGATATCCGTGGGCCAGGCGTGGCTCGCGACCACGCTGATCGCCGCGACCGTCACGGTGCTGTGCTTCGCGGTCCGCAACCACACCGCCATCGCGTTCGTGCTCGTGATCGCCGTCGGCGGCCTCGTGCCCATGGCGCAGCAGGGCCACGCGGGCGGCACCGAGGGCCACGACGCCGCCGTCAACGCGCTCGGCCTGCACCTCGTGTTCGCCGCCGTCTGGCTCGGCGGGCTCCTGACGATGGTCCTGCTGCGCTCGAAGCTCGACGGCGACCGGCTCGTGCCGGTGCTGCGGCGCTACTCGGCGGTCGCGCTCGTGTGCTTCGTGGTCGTCGCGGCCTCCGGGTACGTGAGCGCGGAGATCCGGGTCGGCACGCTCGACCGGCTGCTGACCGCGTACGGGCTGCTCGTGCTCATCAAGGTGGCGGCGCTCCTCGCTCTCGGCCTCTTCGGCGCCGCGTACCGGCGCGTGCTCATCGGGCGGCTCGAGGAGCGCGGATCCGCGGCGCGCGGCCCGTTCTGGTGGCTCGTGACCGCCGAGCTCGCGTTCATGGGCGTCGCGTCCGGCGTGGCCGCCGCGCTCGCCCGCACGGCCCCGCCCGTGAGCCAGGTCGTCGCGACGCAGCTGCCGGATCCGACGCCCGCGCAGATCCTCACCGGCGAGCCCCTGCCGCCCGAGCTCACGCCCATGCGCTACCTCACGGAGTGGAACTTCGACCTCCTCTGGATCCTGCTCTGCGCCTTCGGGATCTTCTTCTACCTGGCGGGCGTGCACCGCCTCCGCAAGCGCGGCGACGCGTGGCCCGTGCACCAGTCGATCCTCTGGGTCGCCGGCATGATCGGCCTCTTCTACATCACCAACGGCGGCGTGAACGTCTACCAGAAGTACCTCTTCAGCTCGCACATGCTCGCGCACATGGTGCTCGCCATGGTCATCCCGCTGCTCCTCGTGCCGGGCGCCCCGGTCACGCTCGCGATGCGCGCCATCCGCAAGCGCCAGGACGGCAGCCGCGGCGGACGCGAGTGGATCCTCATGGCCGTGCACTCCCGGTTCGCGTCGTTCGTGGGCCACCCGATCGTGGCGGCCGTGCTGTTCGCCGGAT from Clavibacter michiganensis subsp. insidiosus harbors:
- the rpsN gene encoding 30S ribosomal protein S14, which gives rise to MAKKSKIARNEQRKVIVERYAAKRLELKKALVDPNGTDESREAARAGIQRLPRDASPVRVRQRDGIDGRPRGNLSKFGISRVRFRDMAHRGELPGITKSSW
- a CDS encoding cytochrome c oxidase assembly protein, with translation MPRLLRVAGPAALVIVAFLSLLAALAIGGGAAPQLLEDAGPVVRYGLPAAKMMVNLSAATAIGALLLAAFALSRQRPEYGRALDIAAAGAALWTVASAITAFFTFLSVSGTPFSFSSEFGTSLGLVLTQISVGQAWLATTLIAATVTVLCFAVRNHTAIAFVLVIAVGGLVPMAQQGHAGGTEGHDAAVNALGLHLVFAAVWLGGLLTMVLLRSKLDGDRLVPVLRRYSAVALVCFVVVAASGYVSAEIRVGTLDRLLTAYGLLVLIKVAALLALGLFGAAYRRVLIGRLEERGSAARGPFWWLVTAELAFMGVASGVAAALARTAPPVSQVVATQLPDPTPAQILTGEPLPPELTPMRYLTEWNFDLLWILLCAFGIFFYLAGVHRLRKRGDAWPVHQSILWVAGMIGLFYITNGGVNVYQKYLFSSHMLAHMVLAMVIPLLLVPGAPVTLAMRAIRKRQDGSRGGREWILMAVHSRFASFVGHPIVAAVLFAGSLLVFYYSPLFSWATTDHIGHQWMIVHFLIVGYLFTQNLIGVDPMKVRIAYPMRLLLLLATMAFHAFFGLSLMTGTGLLLADWFGAMGRPWGESALADQQAGGGIAWSIGEIPTVVLAIVTAIMWSKSDKRDSVRYDRKADRDGDAELEAYNRNLEALQASERR
- a CDS encoding HU family DNA-binding protein, with the translated sequence MADKSLNRTELVAAVAAESGQSQAAVNGVLDALFSTVATNVADGVKVTIPGWVAFEQTARAARTGRNPQTGEPLEIKASKGVKVSAGSKLKAAVK
- the rpmG gene encoding 50S ribosomal protein L33, with amino-acid sequence MAKQQDVRPIIKLRSTAGTGYTYVTRKNRRNNPDRLVLKKYDPVVRKHVDFREER
- the rpmB gene encoding 50S ribosomal protein L28, with amino-acid sequence MAATCQVTGAVPGFGHNISHSHRRTKRRFDPNVQKKTYYVPSLRRNVKLTLSAKGIKVIDARGIESVVKDILARGVKI